Proteins found in one Choristoneura fumiferana chromosome 16, NRCan_CFum_1, whole genome shotgun sequence genomic segment:
- the LOC141435972 gene encoding uncharacterized protein isoform X1 codes for MSSSDAEIKDGFNIPVWMKTRPTREFEPFAASPPGQDDPFFIRYPNTKLFAANVERETSKVPKEPTPPSLKDWSKHTKSCQNVLINTAANPVSPKVVGTDDEIIGEGAACGNSVVKVANQMISATRAPRGFTVASPEEDATAPDAAHYNLMARRGSKSLPVSPAHSPPGSPNSRRRRNGNRYFTSPFEQSEDASNRSWLTMALLGFKKDLTTSTSTLTEEDTLDARLHGSLAESVESLGPHPKSRDNRVPVNTASPAPATSKPLTSFRPKPSELREMNFWTPTSM; via the exons ATGTCATCTAGTGATGCTGAAATTAAAGATGGATTCAACATCCCTGTTTGGATGAAGACCAGGCCTACAAG AGAGTTCGAGCCTTTCGCGGCTTCTCCTCCTGGCCAAGACGACCCGTTCTTCATTCGTTATCCCAACACCAAACTATTTGCGGCTAACGTTGAACGCGAAACGTCGAAAGTTCCAAAAGAACCAACGCCACCATCTCTCAAGGATTGGTCGAAGCATACCAAGTCGTGCCAAAACGTGCTCATCAACACAGCTG CGAACCCGGTGTCTCCGAAGGTGGTGGGCACTGACGACGAGATCATAGGCGAAGGAGCGGCTTGCGGCAACTCTGTCGTCAAG GTAGCCAATCAAATGATATCGGCGACGCGAGCGCCCCGCGGCTTCACAGTGGCGTCGCCGGAAGAAGACGCGACGGCGCCGGACGCGGCTCATTACAACCTGATGGCGCGTCGCGGTAGCAAGAGCCTCCCCGTATCGCCGGCGCACTCGCCGCCCGGCAGCCCTAACAGCCGCCGCCGCAGAAACGGTAACCG TTACTTCACATCGCCGTTCGAGCAATCGGAAGACGCGTCTAACCGCTCCTGGCTGACGATGGCTTTGCTTGGCTTCAAAAAGGACCTCACCACCTCCACATCTACCCTCACCGAGGAGGATACTTTGGATGCCAGATTACATG GTTCCCTAGCCGAATCCGTGGAGAGTCTCGGCCCGCATCCGAAGTCACGTGACAACAGAGTCCCAGTGAATACCGCGTCCCCCGCCCCCGCGACCTCAAAACCCCTCACCTCCTTCCGCCCCAAACCCTCGGAGCTTCGAGAGATGAACTTCTGGACGCCCACTTCTATGTGA
- the LOC141436532 gene encoding LOW QUALITY PROTEIN: HIG1 domain family member 2A, mitochondrial (The sequence of the model RefSeq protein was modified relative to this genomic sequence to represent the inferred CDS: deleted 1 base in 1 codon) → MTTETEPQDLDWVQLRKDMGTAHHSETMSEKFSRKFYENPFVPIGCVATAGALSYGLWSFRKGRSKMSQRMMRLRIVAQGFTITALVVGVVMTGTKAIK, encoded by the exons ATGACGACAGAAACTGAACCGCAAGATTTAGATTGGGTGCAATTGCGCAAGGACATGGGAACTGCGCACCATTCTGAAACAATGAGTGAAAAATTTAGCcgaaaattttatgaaaaccCATTTGTTCCTATTG GCTGCGTAGCGACTGCAGGTGCATTGTCATATGGGCTATGGTCATTCCGG AAGGGCAGATCTAAGATGTCCCAACGTATGATGCGCCTACGTATTGTGGCACAAGGATTCACAATCACAGCCCTTGTTGTAGGAGTTGTAATGACTGGCACCAAAGCAATAAAATAA
- the LOC141435972 gene encoding uncharacterized protein isoform X2 translates to MFRKQRNVLSQVNNYFSEFEPFAASPPGQDDPFFIRYPNTKLFAANVERETSKVPKEPTPPSLKDWSKHTKSCQNVLINTAANPVSPKVVGTDDEIIGEGAACGNSVVKVANQMISATRAPRGFTVASPEEDATAPDAAHYNLMARRGSKSLPVSPAHSPPGSPNSRRRRNGNRYFTSPFEQSEDASNRSWLTMALLGFKKDLTTSTSTLTEEDTLDARLHGSLAESVESLGPHPKSRDNRVPVNTASPAPATSKPLTSFRPKPSELREMNFWTPTSM, encoded by the exons ATGTTCAGAAAGCAGCGTAATGTGTTGTCACAAGTTAATAATTACTTTTC AGAGTTCGAGCCTTTCGCGGCTTCTCCTCCTGGCCAAGACGACCCGTTCTTCATTCGTTATCCCAACACCAAACTATTTGCGGCTAACGTTGAACGCGAAACGTCGAAAGTTCCAAAAGAACCAACGCCACCATCTCTCAAGGATTGGTCGAAGCATACCAAGTCGTGCCAAAACGTGCTCATCAACACAGCTG CGAACCCGGTGTCTCCGAAGGTGGTGGGCACTGACGACGAGATCATAGGCGAAGGAGCGGCTTGCGGCAACTCTGTCGTCAAG GTAGCCAATCAAATGATATCGGCGACGCGAGCGCCCCGCGGCTTCACAGTGGCGTCGCCGGAAGAAGACGCGACGGCGCCGGACGCGGCTCATTACAACCTGATGGCGCGTCGCGGTAGCAAGAGCCTCCCCGTATCGCCGGCGCACTCGCCGCCCGGCAGCCCTAACAGCCGCCGCCGCAGAAACGGTAACCG TTACTTCACATCGCCGTTCGAGCAATCGGAAGACGCGTCTAACCGCTCCTGGCTGACGATGGCTTTGCTTGGCTTCAAAAAGGACCTCACCACCTCCACATCTACCCTCACCGAGGAGGATACTTTGGATGCCAGATTACATG GTTCCCTAGCCGAATCCGTGGAGAGTCTCGGCCCGCATCCGAAGTCACGTGACAACAGAGTCCCAGTGAATACCGCGTCCCCCGCCCCCGCGACCTCAAAACCCCTCACCTCCTTCCGCCCCAAACCCTCGGAGCTTCGAGAGATGAACTTCTGGACGCCCACTTCTATGTGA